CCGCCGTCATTGGCGAACAGGGCGCTGACGGCCGCGCCGAGCAGCACCACCAGCGCGAACAGCCGGTGGCCGCTCCCATCGCCCCAGCGGGCCACGTGCAGCGCCGCCCAGCGGAAGAACCCGGCCTCGTCGAGCAGCAGGGAGATGATGATCAGGGCGACGAAGGTGACGGTGGCGTTCCAGACGATGTCCCACACGACGGGCACGTCCGCGAGGCTCACCACACCGGTCAGCAGGGCCAGCAGGGCGCCCAGGCTGGCACTCCAGCCGATCCCGAGGCCCTCGGGCTGCCACTTCAGCTTGGGTTGCCAGACGACCAGGGTCAGGGTGAGCAGGAAGATCAGTGCGGCAAGGAGCATTTACTGGGCCGTGACCGCGGGGCTGTCTTCGTAGGTGGGGGGCACGGGGCGGCCTTCTTTGAGGGCCAGCGCGAAGGCGTCGAACTGTCCGCGCAGCTGGTCACGGACCTGGCGCCAGCGGTCGAGGCTGCCGCCCGAGGGATCCAGGAACGGGTAGTGTCGCCGTTCCGTCCTGCCGGGGTAGACCGGGCAGGCTTCGGCGGCGCTGTCGCAGACGGTGATGACGTAGTCGAAGTTCTGGGCGTCCGGGACGTCCCAAAGGGTCTTGCTGGTGTGGTGGTCGAGGTTCAGGCCCAGTTCGGCGATGACGGTTCTGGCACCGTCCTTGACCTGGGTGGCTTCGGTGCCGGCGGAGTGGACGTCGAGTTTGAGGTCGAGCCGCCGGGCGGCGTCGCGGAGAAGGGCTTCGGCCATCTGGGATCGGGCGCTGTTGTGCGTGCACAGGATCAGGACCCGGGTCGGATGAGGGGCAGGCATGCCCAGATCATATAGATACATCTTAATCTGTCAATCCGTCGGCCGCTGTAGGGCCCGGTCCTTCCCTCAGAAGTCAAGCGGAAGTTCCGTGCGGGGGAGGCGGGGACGATCAACAGACCTGATACACGCGTGCAATGTATGTCCGGAAGGTCCCTCTGTGCCGATGTCACCCTGAGCCAGGCCAAGACGAACCGTTGCTCGAGACAATGGTTGGTATTGACAACCATATGGCGTCGCTGTACGCTCTTGCCATGAACGTTGCTCAAGACAACGAAATCGGCGCGCCGCTTCAGACCGGCGATCTGCTGCGGACCATCACCCGCCTGTTCACCGAACTCCAGACGCTCAGCTTCGCCTGCTGTGACGTCCAGTCCGCCACGCAGTGCACCATCCTCACCACCCTCTCCCGCGAAGGCGACCAGACCCTCACCGCGCTGACCCGCCGCCTGAACCTCGACAAGGCCTGGCTCAGCCGCACCACCGACCAGATGGCCGAGGACGGCCTGCTCGTCAAGGCGCCTCACCCCAACGATCGGCGCGCGCTGCTGCTGCACCTCACCGACGCCGGCACCCAGGCCGCCCACGCCCTCGACACCCAGCTCAACGCCCAGGCGCAGCGCGTTCTGGACCGCCTGCCCGCCAGGGACCGCGCCCAGACCGTCCGGCTGCTCGAACACCTGCGCGCCGCGCTGGACGCCGAACTGCAGACCGAGACGTGCTGCACCCCCGCCCCGAGCGCCCCGCAGTAACCACAGGAGAACCCCATGAACCTGCACCAGCTTCACTTCACCGGCCTTGACCGCCACGCCGCCCTGCTCCGCGCCGCCGACGCCGCCCGCCTGGCCCACGCCACCCGTCCCCAGCCCGAGCGCCTGACCGGTTCGCCCTGGCGGCGCGCCCCGGCCGCCCCCGCCCCCACGCCCTGCCCCACCTGCTGAGGAGCCCACATGACGACCCTCTCCACCCACCTGGCCGAGCCCCGCGATCTTCCGGCCATGCAGGCCTTCCTGCAGGCCCTGCACCTGCCCACCGCAGGACTGCACGCCGCATCCCGCAGCGGTTACCTGCTCGTCAGGGACGCCGGCATCCTGATCGGCCTCGCGGGGCTGGAAGTGCACGGGAGCGTGGGCCTGCTGCGCTCGGTGGCCGTCGATCCCCGCTACCGGTCCCGTGGCCTCGCCGCGCAACTCGTCACGCAGGCCATCGGGTATGCGCGGCAGTTTCACCTCACCGACCTCTACCTGCTGACCACCACCGCGCAGTCCTACTTTCCGCGTTTCGGATTCGTCGCCGTACCCCGCTCGGCCGCCCCGGCCGCCCTGCACGCTTCCGAAGAACTGCAGGGTGCCTGTCCTGCTTCGGCCATCCTGATGCACCTGTCCCTGGAGACTCCCATGACCCAGACGGCCCAGCCTGAGCTTCACCGCACCGGACCCTTTCTTGCCGCCCTCCGGGACCTGCCCGCCCTGCCCCTGGAGTTTCGTCTGGACGGGGAGCCGCTCGTCCCGGCCGGGTACCACGTGACCGAGGTCAAGGCCGTGAGCATCGAGTCCATGGACTGCGGCGGGCGAGCGAACGCCTGGCGTGAAACGGTCATTCAATTGATGGACGGCACAGCGGCCGAGGCCGAGCGCGGCTTCATGACCACGCAGAAGTTCCTGGGCATCTACGACCGCGTGGCGGCCCGCGTGCCCGTTCACGCCGGCGCGGAGGTGCGCGTCGAGTACGGCAACGTGCGCACCCCTGCCCTTCAGTTTCACGTGAACGCCGTGAACGTGCAGGCGGAGCGCGTGATCGTCGATCTGCGTCGCCCCGGGGTGATGTGCAAGGCCTCAGGCGCCTCCAGCAGCGCCGGCGAGTGCTGCGGCCCCAGTGAACCCAGGGGCGTTGCCCTGGGGGTGCTCCCAGCGTCGGCCGAACCTCTACCGCTCGCCTGATGACGGCAGGTGCGCGGGGCCAGCGTTCCCTGGTGTGGACGCTGGCCCTGCTCAACACCGTGGCCTACGGCGCCCTGTACTACGCCCAGCCGCTCCTGGCCGTCACGTTTGAACGCACGCACGGCTGGACGCGCACACAGACGTCCCTGGCCTTCACGCTGGCCCTGCTCGTGACCGCCTTCGCGGCGCCGGTCGTCGGCCGTCGGCTGGACCTCCGGGGTGGCCGGGGTCCGCTGTCACTCGGGGCGGGGCTGGGTGCGGCGGCCCTGTTCACGCTGGCCTGGTCAAGCAGCGTGATCACCTTCACCCTGGCGTGGCTGCTGGCCGGCCTGGCCATGGCCCTCACCTTCTACGAGGCGACCTTCACCGTGCTGGGGCAGCAGGTGTGGGGCTCCGCCCGCACGCAGGCCACCTTGACCATCACGCTGCTGGCCGGTCTGGCGAGCACGATTTTCGTGCCGCTGACAACCGCGCTCCTGGAGGGCCCCGGACTGAGGCCCACCCTGCTCCTGCTGGGCAGCCTGATGGGAGGCTGCGCCGCGCTCCTGTGGCGTTATGTGCCGCCGCGCGCACCGCAGGGGTCGGCGTACCCGCTGAGTCCCTTCACGGCAGACGGCACCTTTCGTGTCCTGACCCTGGTGTTCACGCTCACGCGCATCGTGATGGTGGGTGTGGGGATGCAACTGGTGCCGCTGCTGCTGTGGGCCGGGTACCCTCCGGCCGTGGCCGCCGGCTACGCCGGCCTGCTGGGGCTCAGTTCGTTGCCGGGGCGGGCGCTGTGCGTGCCCCTGCTCGCCTGGCTCGGGACGCGGGCGGTCTCGTTGTGGGTGGTGGGGCTGCTCGCGCTGGGCACCGCCCTGCTGCTGGTCTCGCGCGGCCCGGGGGTGGTGGCCGCGGCCCTCACCGTGCTGGGCATGACCAACGGCGCGCTGACGCTGATTCGGGCAGAACTGCTGGTGCGGCATTACCCTCCTGAGGTGTTCGGCACGGTGAACGGGCGGTTGTCCCGCGTGGTGAATCTCGCTCAGGCCGCGACACCGCTGGCGGCCGGGTGGGTGTTCATGGCCGCCGGGGCCAACTACGTCCCTTCCCTCGCCGTGATGACGGGGCTGGGCGCCTGGGCATTTCTGACGTTGTGGTCCGGATTGCGTCGGACACATTGACCTTCTTCGATCTGAGCGGCAAGATGGGCGCATGGACCTCGAGACCAGCGCCGCCATCTTCAAGGCCCTGGGAGACCCCCAGCGCCTGCGGGTGCTGCACCTCCTCGCCCACCCGCCCGTGAATGCCTGCGCGGCGCCCGGCAGCGTCTGCGCCTGCGACATCACCACCCACCTGGGCCTGTCCCAGCCCACGGTCAGCCATCACATGCGCCTGCTCGTCCAGGCGGGTCTGGTCAATGCCACGCGACGCGGGAAATGGACGGTCTACACCCTCCACGCCCCTGTGTTTGAGGCGGCTGAGGCTGTCCTGAGCACCCTCCGGATCACCGCTTCACCGGCACCCGATCACCGGCCTGCAGTCGCGCCCGCCCCGTGAGGGACGCCGAGGGCATCCTTACAGATTCTTCCCGCACGACCAGTCGTTCGCATACGCCCAGTGCAGGTCGATCTGCGCGGTCGTTTTGTGCTTGAGGAAGGTCGTGCGTTCCGGAGTGGGATTGGTGAACGGCCCCCCCGTGAACGTGAGCACGCCCGACTGGGCGTTGTAGCGGTACGTGCCAGCCTTTCCCATGTACGAGTACGTGCCGTTCGCCTTCAGGCTCAGGGTGCCTCTGGGCACGTCGTTGCGCGCGCCGTTCAGGCCGGGGCGCTCGAGCCAGCACGAGTAGTCGCCGGGCACCAGCGGCCCCCCGGGTCTGGTGGCCGGGGCCGGGGCGGGGGGCGCGGCGGCCTTCGGCGGCTGGTACGTGCTCAGGAATGCCGTCAGGGTGCTCAGCGGCGCCGCGTATGGCCCGCGCCTCAGGGCGCCCAGGCTCCTGTCGAGCGCGGCGCGTTGACCCAGTTGCGCCGCCACGAATCCGTCGAGCAGGTCGAGGAACGCCGCGTCCACGGCCCGGGCGCCAGTCTTCGGCAGGGCCGCGCGGGCGGCGCTCAGCTGGACTCGCGCACCCTCAGCGTTGGTGCTGCGCAGCGAGTACAGGATCTGCTCGACGTGCCAGTTCGCGCTGAACATCGTGGTGGCCGGCTGCGTGGCCTTCCAGAGGCGCTGCGCTTCGTTCAGCGCGGCCGTCATGCTGGTCACGCGGGCCGCCGCCGGCAGGCGCAGGGCCGCCCCGCCTGAGGCGGGCACCGCAGGGTTGACCGGCGCCGGAGGCGAGGTGGGCGTGCGGGGCGCCGCGGCTGCGGCCGGTGCCGTGATCACCGCGCGGAAGTCCCGCAGGCCCGGGGTCAGCCGCTCGGCACGGGCCAGGGCCTCTGCCGCGGCGCTGGCCTGGCCCTGCCCGGCCAGCGCGAGGGCGGTGAAGAGGTGCACGAACGGATCGGCAGCTCCCTTCTCCCCGATCAAGCCCAGGGGTGTCATGGCCTCCGTGTACTTGCCTTCCTTCAGCCAGCCCAGCGCGTACCCCAGGTCACTCCCGACACTCAGGAACGACCGGTCGGGGTTTGTGGCCAGCCAGCGGCGTTCCGCGTCGAGAATCGCGGCGCGCAGCGCCTCACCCGAGCGGGCGTCGCGCGCCGTGGTCTGGGCCGCGGCCAGCGGGGGCGCGGCGAGCATCGGCGCGGTCAGGGAGAGCAGCACGAGCAGGGATCTCACAAGGGGTCCTCCAGGCAGTGAAACGGGGCAGGTCAGGCGGGGTGTCCTGGAGTGTAGCCCCGGAGGCGGCACCTGCGGCCCGGTCCGGGCACGCCCGGTGGTATCAATGAACCATGCACAGACTGGTTCCGGCGACGATCCTGGCGCTCTGCACGACCGGCGGGGCGGCGTCCTACACGCTGCCGGTCAACCTGGGCAGCGTCAGCAACCCGGGCATTCTGCAGGCCGACAAGGCGCTGGAGCGGCCCGGCCTGAACGCCGCGCAGCGCGCCGCCCTGAGCCGCAACGGGTTCGTGATCACGCCCGCCACCTGGCGGCAGTTCGACGCGGCGTACGAGGCGTACCGCTACGCCGACCAGCCGGTGTTCGTCACGACCGACAGCATGCTGCACATGTACCACCTGGTGTTCGACAAACTGCTCCGTGACCTGGAACGCGAGTCGCTCGCGCCGGCCCTGCGGCGGATGACCGCGCTGCTGATGGCGGACGCCGTGAAGCTTCACACCAACCTCAAAGGCCATCCGCTGGAACGGGACGCCCTCACAACCCTGGCGTACCTCGCGGTCGCGCAGAAGCTCATCGACCCGGCCGCCCGGGTGCCCGCCGCCGTGCAGGCCCCGGTCGCCGCGGAGCTCCGCAGCATCGACGCGCACGCCGGTCTGGGCCCGTCGAGCGTGTTCAGCACCAGCCAGATGACCGAGGACTACTCCCAGTACGTGCCCCGCGGACATTACACCCGCAGCGACCTCTTCAAACGGTACTTCCGCAGCATGATGTGGCTGGGCCGCGTGAACCTGCGCGTGCAGAACGCCGGGGAGACCCGCACCGCGGCGCTGCTCACGCACCTGATCACGAACAACGCCGAGGTGCGCACGCTCTGGGCGCGGCTGTACGACCCGACCGCGCTGCTGGTGGGCCGCAGCGACGACCTCGACTACCGCCATTACGCCGCCGCACTCACCCAGGCGACGGGCGGGCAGATCCGCCGGCTCGCCGAGCCGGTCACCCTGCAGGCCCTGCAGGCAGCCCTGGCCAAACTGCCCCCGCCGCAGGTGAACAGCGTGTTCGTGCAGGCCCGGCCCGGCGAGGGCCGTGACGTCCGCGACCGCGAGACCCTGGGGTTCCGCATGATGGGCCAGCGGTTCACGCTGGACGGCGCGGCCCTGCAGCGCCTGGTGTACCGCGAGGTGGGCACCGACGGCCAGCCGCGGCTGTTCCCGCGGGGCCTGGACCTGCTGGCCGGACTGGGCAGCGACGCCGCCCTGAACATCCTGCGCGCCCAGGGGGAGACGCGGTACGTGAACTACGACGCGCAGATGAAACTGGTCCGCGCCGCCTTCGCCGCCCTCAAGCCCGCCGACTGGAACACCAGCGTGTACAGCGGCTGGATCTACACCCTGCAGGGCCTCGCCAAACCCGACCCGCGCGACGACCGCTACCCCGCCTTCATGCGCACGCCCGCCTGGACCCGCAAGGAACTCCTCACGGCCCTGGGCTCCTGGACGGAACTGAAGCACGACACGC
This is a stretch of genomic DNA from Deinococcus ficus. It encodes these proteins:
- a CDS encoding arsenate reductase ArsC; this encodes MPAPHPTRVLILCTHNSARSQMAEALLRDAARRLDLKLDVHSAGTEATQVKDGARTVIAELGLNLDHHTSKTLWDVPDAQNFDYVITVCDSAAEACPVYPGRTERRHYPFLDPSGGSLDRWRQVRDQLRGQFDAFALALKEGRPVPPTYEDSPAVTAQ
- a CDS encoding MarR family winged helix-turn-helix transcriptional regulator: MNVAQDNEIGAPLQTGDLLRTITRLFTELQTLSFACCDVQSATQCTILTTLSREGDQTLTALTRRLNLDKAWLSRTTDQMAEDGLLVKAPHPNDRRALLLHLTDAGTQAAHALDTQLNAQAQRVLDRLPARDRAQTVRLLEHLRAALDAELQTETCCTPAPSAPQ
- the arsN2 gene encoding arsenic resistance N-acetyltransferase ArsN2 is translated as MTTLSTHLAEPRDLPAMQAFLQALHLPTAGLHAASRSGYLLVRDAGILIGLAGLEVHGSVGLLRSVAVDPRYRSRGLAAQLVTQAIGYARQFHLTDLYLLTTTAQSYFPRFGFVAVPRSAAPAALHASEELQGACPASAILMHLSLETPMTQTAQPELHRTGPFLAALRDLPALPLEFRLDGEPLVPAGYHVTEVKAVSIESMDCGGRANAWRETVIQLMDGTAAEAERGFMTTQKFLGIYDRVAARVPVHAGAEVRVEYGNVRTPALQFHVNAVNVQAERVIVDLRRPGVMCKASGASSSAGECCGPSEPRGVALGVLPASAEPLPLA
- a CDS encoding MFS transporter; translated protein: MTAGARGQRSLVWTLALLNTVAYGALYYAQPLLAVTFERTHGWTRTQTSLAFTLALLVTAFAAPVVGRRLDLRGGRGPLSLGAGLGAAALFTLAWSSSVITFTLAWLLAGLAMALTFYEATFTVLGQQVWGSARTQATLTITLLAGLASTIFVPLTTALLEGPGLRPTLLLLGSLMGGCAALLWRYVPPRAPQGSAYPLSPFTADGTFRVLTLVFTLTRIVMVGVGMQLVPLLLWAGYPPAVAAGYAGLLGLSSLPGRALCVPLLAWLGTRAVSLWVVGLLALGTALLLVSRGPGVVAAALTVLGMTNGALTLIRAELLVRHYPPEVFGTVNGRLSRVVNLAQAATPLAAGWVFMAAGANYVPSLAVMTGLGAWAFLTLWSGLRRTH
- a CDS encoding ArsR/SmtB family transcription factor, whose amino-acid sequence is MDLETSAAIFKALGDPQRLRVLHLLAHPPVNACAAPGSVCACDITTHLGLSQPTVSHHMRLLVQAGLVNATRRGKWTVYTLHAPVFEAAEAVLSTLRITASPAPDHRPAVAPAP
- a CDS encoding DUF3160 domain-containing protein, with the translated sequence MHRLVPATILALCTTGGAASYTLPVNLGSVSNPGILQADKALERPGLNAAQRAALSRNGFVITPATWRQFDAAYEAYRYADQPVFVTTDSMLHMYHLVFDKLLRDLERESLAPALRRMTALLMADAVKLHTNLKGHPLERDALTTLAYLAVAQKLIDPAARVPAAVQAPVAAELRSIDAHAGLGPSSVFSTSQMTEDYSQYVPRGHYTRSDLFKRYFRSMMWLGRVNLRVQNAGETRTAALLTHLITNNAEVRTLWARLYDPTALLVGRSDDLDYRHYAAALTQATGGQIRRLAEPVTLQALQAALAKLPPPQVNSVFVQARPGEGRDVRDRETLGFRMMGQRFTLDGAALQRLVYREVGTDGQPRLFPRGLDLLAGLGSDAALNILRAQGETRYVNYDAQMKLVRAAFAALKPADWNTSVYSGWIYTLQGLAKPDPRDDRYPAFMRTPAWTRKELLTALGSWTELKHDTLLYAKQVMAEMGAGGDPPKYPRAYVEPNPAVWSRLTNLERLTRRVLTEQRLLTEGTAYRLDELRDMLALLSKATGAQLSGKLLSRDENDRLHFYGGWLEQMKMSSADADGPEGGSPEFDENAMAAVVADVATAENTALQEGTGFIHDLYAVVPDWNGRLQVAHGGVYSQYEFTVPSSGRLTDEAWRAQLSRNQLPPAHPWLDGIVVK